The window CGCTCGCCCCTCCGTCCGTGAAGTCGTACGTTCAAGGAGTTGCCGCAGCCGTGAGCCGCAGCCTTCGACGCGGCGCCCTTGCCGCCGCCGCCATCGTGATCTCGATCGGTGCACTTTCCGCGTGTGGTGCCGGCAATGACGCGCAAACGCTCGAGATCAAGCCGGACAACGCTGCCACCACCCTCGGTGACATCAGGATCCAGAACGCGAACGTCATCACCCAGCCGGAGAAGGGCGCCGAGGGTCCGGCCGTCATCGCGGCGACGGTGTTCAACAACGGCACCAAGCGCCAGACGCTCGACGCCATCACCCTGCCGGGCTCCGACGTCTCGGTGCAGCTGCACGCCGCCGAGGGCGCGGGACCGGTCGTCGTCCCGGCCGGCGGCAGGGTCGTCCTGGGCGGCGAGGGCAACGCGTCCGCCGTGATCGAGAACGGCCGCGAGGCCGCGCAGAACGGCAACGTCCAGGCGGTCGTCTTCAAGTTCAGCGAGACCGGTGACGTCCCGCTCGGCGCGTTCGTCGTCCCGGCCACCAGCTTCTTCAAGGGCTTCGGCCCGAGCTCGCTGCCGAAGGCACCGGCGGAGACGCCGTCCGCCTCGCCGTCCGCGTCCGGAACCCCGGGCGCGCCGTCGGGCACCCCGTCCGAGGAGGCCGGCGCCGCGGGCAGCGAGGAGGACGCGGGCGCCGCGGGCAGCGAGAACGAGACCACTCCGACCGACGCGGCCTCCGCGTCGGTGTCGGCGGACACGTCGACCGACTGATGTGACGCACGTATGACGCAGGCGCCCCCCGGATCCGGGGGGCGCCTGCGTCATGTGGGCGTGCGGGCCGGTTTACGGCTCGAACTTGTACCCCAAGCCGCGCACCGTGACCAGGAAGCGCGGCGCCCCCGGGTCCGGCTCGATCTTGGCGCGCAGGCGCTTGACGTGGACGTCGAGGGTCTTGGTGTCGCCCACGTAGTCCGCGCCCCAGACGCGGTCGATCAGCTGCATCCGGGTGAGCACCCGGCCCGCGTTGCGCAGCAGCATCTCCAGCAGGTCGAACTCCTTGAGCGGGAGGTCGACCTTGCCGCCGGAGACCGTGACGACGTGACGGTCCACGTCCATCCGGACCGGACCCGCCTCCAGGGCGGCCGGCGTGACCTCCTCCGGCTCGCCGCGACGGCGCAGCACCGCGCGGATGCGGGCGACGAGCTCCCGCGAGGAGAACGGCTTGGTCACATAGTCGTCGGCTCCTATTTCCAGGCCGACGACCTTGTCGATCTCGCTGTCCTTGGCCGTGACCATGATCACGGGGACGTTGGACCTGCTGCGCAGCTGGCGGCAGACCTCGGTGCCGGGCAGACCGGGCAGCATCAGGTCGAGGAGGACGAGGTCGGCGCCGTTGCGCTCGAACTCGTCGAGCCCGTCCGGGCCGGTGGCCGCGATGGCGACCTCGAAGCCTTCCTTGCGAAGCATGTAGGACAGAGCGTCGCTGAAGGATTCCTCATCCTCGACGACAAGCACTCGGGTCACGGAAGGACCTCCGGGGCAGGGAATGTTTCAAGGGTGTCGGGGTTGGCGGTCCGATAGGTCCCGTCGCCACCGTTGACGATGAGCGGTCCGCCGGTTGCACGGTCTCGGTCCCGTACGGAACCCGCTTCGGGCAGCCGCAGGGTGAAGGTGGAGCCCTGGCCCTCCGAGCTCCACACGGTGACCTCCCCGCCGTGCGAGGCGGCCACATGCTTGACGATGGCGAGGCCGAGACCGGTGCCACCGGTGGCCCGTGAGCGGGCCGGGTCGACGCGGTAGAAGCGTTCGAAGACCCGCTCGCGGTCCTTCTCCGAGATGCCGATGCCCTGGTCGGTCACGGCGATCTCGATCTCGTCCCCACCCGGAACGGCCAGGCGCCTCGCGGCGATGCCGACACGGGTGCGAGCGGGGCTGTAGTTGACGGCGTTCTCGACGAGATTGCCGAGTGCCGCGGCGAGCTGGCCGCGGTTGCCCCAGATGCGGAGCTCCGCGGTGCCGCCGGCCGCCATGGTGATCTGTTTCGATCCGGCCTGCTGACGGCAGCGGTCGATGGCCTCGGCGACCAGTTCGTCCACCCGGACCGGCTCGGCGTCCTCCAGCGGGTCGTCGTTCTGCACCCGGGAGAGGTCGATCAGTTCCTGTACGAGGTTGGTCAGCCGGGTCGCCTCGATCTGCATCCTGCCGGCGAACCGCTCCACCGCCTCCGGGTCGTCGGAGGCGTCCATGACCGCCTCGGAGAGCAGCGAGAGCGCACCGACCGGGGTCTTGAGCTCATGGCTGACGTTGGCGACGAAGTCGCGCCGTACCGCTTCGATACGGCGCGCCTCGGTGAGGTCCTCGACCAGCAGGAGCACCAGCCGGGAACCCAGCGGAGCGACCCGGGCGGAGACCGCGAGGGCCTCGCCGCGGCCCGTACCGCGCCGCGGCAGGTCCAGTTCGACCTGCCGTATCTCACCGTCCCGGCGGGTGTCCCTGGCCATGTGCAGCATTGGCTCGACGGCCAGCCGGCCGCCCCTGACCAGGCCCAGCGCATACGCGGCGGAGCTGGCCTTGACGACGCTGTCGCTCTCGTCGAGCACGACCGCGGAGGAGGAGAGGACGGAGAGGACCGTGTCGACTCCGGGGGGCAGTGCCCCGTTGCTGTCGGGCCGCAGAGACGTGCGCGTCGGTTTCTTCTGGTCGCGCTCGCTCCAGCGGAACGCCAGCATGGCGATCACACCGGTACACAACCCGGCGATCGCTGCAGCTGCGGCGACCGCCGCGTTCACGTCCATACCTAAAGGTTAAGCGGGTCCGAGCCCACTCTCCCAGCCGTCCGGGTGCCTACTCGAACACTCGTCGCCCAGAGTTCACCGAGGGGCAAGCGTTGGTTCACTTGGTCGGCCGGATCCGGACGCGTACGACACGCAGGGTGAGAGCGTGGGGTTCAGACCTGGCCCCGGGCTTAGTGAGGACTGGAGAGGACTTCCATGCGCGACGCTTACCACGAGGAACTCGACTCGATCGGCGAAGGCCTCGTCGAAATGGCGCGGCTCGTCGGGTCGGCGATCGGGCGGGCGACGACGTCCATGCTCGACGCCGATCTCAAGCTCGCCGAGAGCGTGATCGCTGCGGACCAGAAGGTCGACGACCTGCAGCACGACCTGGAGGCGCGGGCGATCGCCCTGCTCGCACGCCAGCAGCCTGTGGCGACCGACCTGCGGATCGTGGTCACCTCGCTGCGGATGAGCGCCGATCTGGAGCGCTCGGGCGACCTCGCCCAGCACGTCGCCAAGCTGACCCGGCTGCGCTTCCCGGAGTCGGCGGTGCCGAACGACCTGCACGCCACCATCCTGGAGATGGGGCAGCTGGCGCAGCGGCTGATGGCCAAGGCGGCCGAGGTGATCATTACGAAGGATGTCGACCTGGCGCTCCAGCTGGAGCAGGACGACGACGAGATGGACCTGCTGCACCGCACGCTGTTCCAGCACCTGATGGACGACCGCTGGAAGCACGGCATCGAGACCGCCGTCGACGTCACGCTGCTCGGCCGTTACTACGAGCGTTTCGCCGACCACGCGGTGTCGGTCGCCAAGCGGGTCGTCTACCTGGTGACGGGCGAGCACGCCGATGACCTGCAGACGCAGACCCCGGTGGAGGGCGCGTAGCGAAGATCGGGCGGCTTCTGCGCTAGTGCGCCGTCGGTGCGCCGTTCACGTGCGGGCCCGTTTGGGCATGCAATGGGGTGGGGCGGCACGCCGACGTCGTACGCCCCGGTCGTACGTCGTCGTCAGTCGTACGGCCCTGTCGTACGCCTGGATGTACGTCCTTGAGGAGGAACGATGTCCGACTCCCCCACGACCGACCCACAGCAGGAGACACCCGCTGAAGTGGTCCATCTGACGGTGCTCGGTGCCTGTGGCTGCGGCTCGGGCTGCGGGTGCGGCTGCCAGTCGGGCGCCCCGTGCCAGTGCGGCGGCTAGCCGAGACTGACCGGACGCAAGCGTGCAGACGGCGCCCCGTGCGGAACTCCGCGCGGGGCGCCGGTCATGCCCGTTTCAGGCGGCGGTGACGACACCGGTGTTCTGCCTGTGGGCCCGCCGGGGCGAAGCGGCGCCGGTCCCCGACCGGCGGGACGCACCGCGCGAGCCGGCGGGCACCGCGTAGCGAACGCCGTGCGGGGGCGAGCACACCCGCACCCGCACCCCGATCGCCGGTCAGACCGCCGGCTCCACCACGCCCTGCGGCGCACCCGAGGCCGCATCCGGCTCGGCCTCGGCAGCCGTCACCACCCCGGTCACCTTCTCCTCCGGCGAAAGCCCACGCATGAGCATCCAGTACCCGAGCGCCGCCACGGTCCCCAGCACCCCGCACATCCCCCACAGCCACTTCGCCCCGTAGTGGTCGATCACCAGACCGGACATCAGCGGAGCGACCAGCGCCGCCGCCGACCACGACAGCGTGTACATGCCCTGATAGCGGCCCCGGCCGTGGGCCGGGGAGAGGCGGACGACCAGGTTGCTCTGGACCGGTGCGTTGATGATCTCGCCGATCGTCCAGACACAGATCGTCAGCGCGTACACGGCCACCGATCCGGCGAACGCGGTCAGCCCGAATCCGTACCCCGCCAGCAGGGACGACACGATCAGCAGCCGACGCGGGTCGCGGTGCTGGATGAAGCGGCCGACCGGGATCTGGAGTGCCACGATCATCACACCGTTGACGGCGATCGCGGTGCCGAAGTCGGAGCTGGAGAGCCCGTCCGTACCCATCGCGACCGGCAGCCCCACGTACCCCTGCTGGAAGATCAGCGCCACCACGAACGACAGCCCGACGACGCTCATGAACCGGCCGTCGCGCAGCACGGTGGACAGCCGGACGTCGGGCTCGGCCGGCAGCGTGCCGCCGGCCGCCGCGGGCGCCTTCTGCGGCCGGGACTCCGGCACCTTCAGGAAGACGACGACCGCGCAGAACAGCGTCATCGCGGCCTCGACCATGAACCCGGCGAGATAGCTGTACTCGGCGATGAACCCGGCACCGGCGGAGGAGACCGCGAAGCCGAGGTTGACCGCCCAGTAGTTCAAGGAGAACGCACGCACCCGGTCCTCGGGGCGGACGATGTCGGCCATCATCGCCTGGACCGCGGGCCGCGACGCGTTGCTGGCCATACCGACGACAAAGGCGACGGCGGCGATCGCGACCGGATGGACCATGAAGCCGAGCACGGCCACCGACACGGCGGTCGAGCTCTGCGCGATCAGCATGGTGGGCCGGCGCCCGAGCCGGTCGGTCATCACCCCGGCACCGAGCGAGGAGATGACCCCGCCCAGTCCGTGCAGCGCGGCGACCAGACCCGCGTACGAGGCGGAGTAGCCGCGGTCCAGAGTCAGGTAGAGCGCCATGAAAGTGGCGACGAACGCCCCGAGCCGGTTGACCAGGGTGCTGGTCCACAGCCACCAGAACTCTCTGGGGAGACCGGAGACGGTCTCGTGTGCGGCCCGTCTGAGACCGGCGACAGACATACGGGTTCCCCCAGGGACGTGCGGGACGGATGCGGTCGGTAAGTGTCCCGGCCGCAGTCCGAACATTACGAAGCGGGGGTTCCCGACCGCCACTCGATTGACGCGCGCCGTCAATCGTCCCCGGCCGCCCCCTCGCACTGTCCGCCCTGTGACCGGGGGAGCGAGGGCCCGGAGGCTTCGATTACGCTCGGGCTCATGGCCGACGCACCGTACAAGCTGATCCTCCTCCGCCACGGCGAGAGCGAATGGAACGCGAAGAACCTGTTCACCGGTTGGGTGGACGTCAACCTCACCGAGAAGGGCGAGAAGGAGGCAGTCCGCGGCGGTGAGCTGCTCAAGGACGCCGGTCTGCTCCCCGATGTCCTGCACACCTCCCTCCAGAAGCGCGCCATCCGCACCGCCCAGCTCGCGCTGGAGGCCGCGGACCGCCACTGGATCCCGGTCCACCGCTCCTGGCGGCTGAACGAGCGCCACTACGGCGCCCTCCAGGGCAAGGACAAGGCGCAGAC is drawn from Streptomyces sp. NBC_01717 and contains these coding sequences:
- a CDS encoding response regulator transcription factor; amino-acid sequence: MTRVLVVEDEESFSDALSYMLRKEGFEVAIAATGPDGLDEFERNGADLVLLDLMLPGLPGTEVCRQLRSRSNVPVIMVTAKDSEIDKVVGLEIGADDYVTKPFSSRELVARIRAVLRRRGEPEEVTPAALEAGPVRMDVDRHVVTVSGGKVDLPLKEFDLLEMLLRNAGRVLTRMQLIDRVWGADYVGDTKTLDVHVKRLRAKIEPDPGAPRFLVTVRGLGYKFEP
- a CDS encoding sensor histidine kinase; translation: MDVNAAVAAAAAIAGLCTGVIAMLAFRWSERDQKKPTRTSLRPDSNGALPPGVDTVLSVLSSSAVVLDESDSVVKASSAAYALGLVRGGRLAVEPMLHMARDTRRDGEIRQVELDLPRRGTGRGEALAVSARVAPLGSRLVLLLVEDLTEARRIEAVRRDFVANVSHELKTPVGALSLLSEAVMDASDDPEAVERFAGRMQIEATRLTNLVQELIDLSRVQNDDPLEDAEPVRVDELVAEAIDRCRQQAGSKQITMAAGGTAELRIWGNRGQLAAALGNLVENAVNYSPARTRVGIAARRLAVPGGDEIEIAVTDQGIGISEKDRERVFERFYRVDPARSRATGGTGLGLAIVKHVAASHGGEVTVWSSEGQGSTFTLRLPEAGSVRDRDRATGGPLIVNGGDGTYRTANPDTLETFPAPEVLP
- a CDS encoding MDR family MFS transporter produces the protein MSVAGLRRAAHETVSGLPREFWWLWTSTLVNRLGAFVATFMALYLTLDRGYSASYAGLVAALHGLGGVISSLGAGVMTDRLGRRPTMLIAQSSTAVSVAVLGFMVHPVAIAAVAFVVGMASNASRPAVQAMMADIVRPEDRVRAFSLNYWAVNLGFAVSSAGAGFIAEYSYLAGFMVEAAMTLFCAVVVFLKVPESRPQKAPAAAGGTLPAEPDVRLSTVLRDGRFMSVVGLSFVVALIFQQGYVGLPVAMGTDGLSSSDFGTAIAVNGVMIVALQIPVGRFIQHRDPRRLLIVSSLLAGYGFGLTAFAGSVAVYALTICVWTIGEIINAPVQSNLVVRLSPAHGRGRYQGMYTLSWSAAALVAPLMSGLVIDHYGAKWLWGMCGVLGTVAALGYWMLMRGLSPEEKVTGVVTAAEAEPDAASGAPQGVVEPAV
- the phoU gene encoding phosphate signaling complex protein PhoU, giving the protein MRDAYHEELDSIGEGLVEMARLVGSAIGRATTSMLDADLKLAESVIAADQKVDDLQHDLEARAIALLARQQPVATDLRIVVTSLRMSADLERSGDLAQHVAKLTRLRFPESAVPNDLHATILEMGQLAQRLMAKAAEVIITKDVDLALQLEQDDDEMDLLHRTLFQHLMDDRWKHGIETAVDVTLLGRYYERFADHAVSVAKRVVYLVTGEHADDLQTQTPVEGA